In Oscarella lobularis chromosome 5, ooOscLobu1.1, whole genome shotgun sequence, the genomic window TCAAGTACTTTTCCCTATCAGTGGGGGACGacaccttttctttctgctatCATATCTGGAAAGACGCGTTCAATatgtcttcttttccagAAAGGTTGCAACATTTATGCTAAAGACAATGTAGGTGTGATCACATGAGAAATTGCCCAGTAAATGTATACTGATTAGGAAGGGAAAGGCGCACGGGAGCTTGCTAGGCTTCATGGCCATCGGGACCAACTCCTTGCAATATATGACTGTGAAGAGGAACGAGTAAGGAAACCAATTTTTAGAAACTATTTATTCAATTTGACGAAGTCTGGTATATAGCTTGCTCATCTAAGAGCAGAGTTTGTCTCTGGCAATAGATTGGCTGGCAGTCATTTAGCTGAGGAGCTTAACGTGGCTTTAgtacgtttctttttcaataatcatgtttttaattaattaacagcCAGTCATTTCCATCTCACGATCAGACACAACCTTTAGAAGCCTCGTCGTTTTATAATGCCGTTGGCGGCAGTCATGCCAGTGCTTTAAAGGATGATACTGAACTACCGAAAAAAATACAACGCTTGGAGGTATGATCAGCACAACAGGGAGTGTAAAATATACTATTTTTAACTACAGGCACAACTGCAAGAATTTCGGCAGGTTGGCGCTTTTAGAGATATTCAGCTTTCACTCGGAGGATTATTGCTCAAACAGGCACTTTCTGAGAAGAAACAGAACTTGCAGGAAGCTACTCAGCAAGCAATACTAGCTGAAGCAAAATTTGGCAAAGAATCAAATTAATTGAGATAAGTTTGAGCATAACATTTTTGTACGCAGAAAATGAACTAGCTGAACGAGAGAGAACGGCCAATTTACTTGCTCAGTGTGAGCAGGAATGTGGTAACGTTAAACTCGCTCTtgaagaagcagaaagaagTCTACGTAAATACGATGATTCGGTGCAAGTTTCGCCCAAGGACCTTGATTTGCTTGACATTAAGCTTGGAGGCGGTTCCTATGCCGGTAGAAGAATGCGTTGCTGCTAACTGACTGATTCATTAAGTGCAGCTTTATTTAGAAGTTCAAGTGGGCCGTTGGTGCGGTTGTCACGTAgccgtcaaaacgtttttcgatttcttgcgCGTTGACGTCTACCGCCGTCGATTGGAGCAAGAAGTTTCAATCTGGCGTCAAATTCATCATccaaacgtcgtctctctcaTTGGTGTCATCACTCAAGATGACATACCACTGCGCATCTTGTCAGAGCTGCTTGAAGGATCActgtctgacgtcatttatgCCGCTGGCAAGGATCTGTTGTTCCTGAGGGAGCAGGTTGACATGGCCGTCGGTTCTACTGCTGGAGTAGCGTACCTACATCAGCAGGGCATTCTGCACGGTGACGTTCGACCGACAAATGTCGTTGTCACTGCGCTGATGGAGGCCAAACTCTGTGATCTAGGAGCTGCTAGATTTGCTGAGGCCTTTGCTACTTCCGTTGGACCAATGAGTCCCGACTACGTAGCTCCTGAACGAATCTCACACAATTCTGAGACGCGCAATTCGGAACAGGCTGACATGTATAGCCTGGGAGTTTCGTTTATTGAGCTGATGACAGGAGAATTTCCGGCGAAAGATAGGCGGCAGTCTCAAGGAATGAGTATTCAGCACGGAATCATGAAGCAATTGGCCTTACAATTGATTAAGCAAGATCGCAATCAGAGGCATTCAGCAGAATATTGTTTgggaaaattgaaaacgattcAGGAAATGGACGAAGCATACAGAAAATGTCCTCCCAAGAGGATGGTAAAGGGCAAGACGCACGGAGAAGGAAAAGTGAAGTTGGTGACAGAATTGTGGATTTGATAATGAAAGAACATATTTACCTGATTAGCGCTAGTATGAGCCTATTTTGTCAGTTGACACTCACGCATTCTTCGTTTCACTTGAGATTTGTTCTACGAAGAATGTAGTTTTTTACGTTCTGAAAAAGTTTGAGGAAATgttttaaatatttttgcCGTTCACAAAACGAAGTAGTGGCAGAGACGATAGGTTGAGGAAACGCTGTGCCTGATATTGCCCCCCGGCTTAGCCGCTTGGAGATGCATCAATGTTTCTGCACTTCACTCTTAGTCAGCACACTTCAAGCTTTTCtgtaatcaattaaaaatttatttacttttgaaaaatttttctaACGACTGCTGTGTGCCATTAagttttcgctttcgagtTTTTGATCCCACGTTGGGAGAGACAATGTCACCTGATGCTTCAAACATCTaagtaaaaaaaagagtAGCAGCTTTTTATCTGTTCGCAATTGACCACGTTACTTTCTTAACGGCGGCAGAAATAGCCAACCGAAACAACTCTTCTTCCGTCACCCACTTGAAATGAACCAAATCTTTTGATAATGATTGAGATGTCCTAACGCAATACAACtggcttaattaattaagtcttcCCTTTTTGCTGAACCAACGCTTACTGATGATTGATActcaaaataattttatgaATGTGATAAATGTGACGTCGATGGGAAAACAAGTGAGAAACCTGCGTTATTAATATTATATGTTAACATATACAGCATATAACTACAGTATGCTTCAGTGCTTTGCTTACTGTTTTAGACTCTCTTATCTCCACTTCGCTCAATTCATCTTCGGACAAAAATTTCCGAAGATGACCGAGAAGttggattttcttttcaccaTTACTCGACAAAAAGGGAACTGTAGGAAATTCCCAAAGTCCAGCAAGGAGTCCTCCAATAAAACAGCATAAGTCTAAAAAATATGCTGCACACATTTAGAGCAACCTGTTGAAGGTCTCTTGACAATAAGATAATAGTCAATGTCATTAGAACGAAAACTCGTCACCCCACTAATGAACTGTTGTTGCAGCAGGAAAGGACGCGTCACTCACAACATTCATGAAAAGCGCCAGTACCTCTTCAGTTTTGACAGCTGTTTTCTTCCCTCTTCGAGGAAAATTTGTAACGCCTTTGCTATATTAAACTATAAGAAATATATGTATCAGTTTTAAAACTGACTCAGAATCCCATGGCTCTGTAGGAGGAAGACAAAGAGAGCATCCAGACGATTCAATGTCCGGTAGGGAACCATTATCAGTTTTTGAAAACTTCGAACTCGCAAATTTCCTTTGTTCGTGCACCTTTCAACGTTGACAGTGTGCAACCACTTAATTAAGTAAGCAACAAAATAGATCTGAATACCTGCTTCAGTGCGAGGCATGAACTGGAAACGGGACATGAGGAACAGGCAGGCGATTTAGGAGTGCACACAGTTGCACCCAGCTCCATTAGTGCCTAAAAGAATACACTATATGTAAAATCCCTATATGATTTCAATTTCTTACCTGATTAAAGTCACCTGGACATTCTTCATCAACTAATTTGTTTGAGCAAAACCTGCAAAAGATATTTTAAATTTAGTCAACGAATAGAAATACATTTTTCATGCCAGAAATGATTTTCCGCTATTTTTGAGTTGTGTGCAACACCAACACGTCTGAGGCGTGAGAGAACTCGAATAACATTTCCATCCACAATGCCCACTctctgcagcagcagcaaaagtCAAATGCCGCAAATAAAACATGTATAGACTGTACCTCATTAAAAGCGATTGATGCAATTGCGGCTAGAAAGATAACAAACGTCGACATAACCAATACACAATTTCTTAATTTTGTACCTGCTGTATATCTTCCTACACCAGGA contains:
- the LOC136187735 gene encoding serine/threonine-protein kinase TNNI3K-like isoform X3, with the translated sequence MPSRKEVIALFASELAFGIAEGNVENVCQYVSKYPEWSKVAADQSGWTFLHIAAACGRIKIAECLITLGANIDVQTRLGETPLHIAILNRQTAAADFFIQNGSDIHKKTKTNIGALATACQKNAVAIAKRLVEKGFDIGDERSDNGTTALHWAVLYDHIEMIDYLISNGANMEAKNKWGTTPFLSAIISGKTRSICLLFQKGCNIYAKDNEGKGARELARLHGHRDQLLAIYDCEEERLAHLRAEFVSGNRLAGSHLAEELNVALTQPLEASSFYNAVGGSHASALKDDTELPKKIQRLEAQLQEFRQALSEKKQNLQEATQQAILAEAKFENELAERERTANLLAQCEQECGNVKLALEEAERSLRKYDDSVQVSPKDLDLLDIKLGGGSYAEVQVGRWCGCHVAVKTFFDFLRVDVYRRRLEQEVSIWRQIHHPNVVSLIGVITQDDIPLRILSELLEGSLSDVIYAAGKDLLFLREQVDMAVGSTAGVAYLHQQGILHGDVRPTNVVVTALMEAKLCDLGAARFAEAFATSVGPMSPDYVAPERISHNSETRNSEQADMYSLGVSFIELMTGEFPAKDRRQSQGMSIQHGIMKQLALQLIKQDRNQRHSAEYCLGKLKTIQEMDEAYRKCPPKRMVKGKTHGEGKVKLVTELWI
- the LOC136187735 gene encoding serine/threonine-protein kinase TNNI3K-like isoform X1, which produces MPSRKEVIALFASELAFGIAEGNVENVCQYVSKYPEWSKVAADQSGWTFLHIAAACGRIKIAECLITLGANIDVQTRLGETPLHIAILNRQTAAADFFIQNGSDIHKKTKTNIGALATACQKNAVAIAKRLVEKGFDIGDERSDNGTTALHWAVLYDHIEMIDYLISNGANMEAKNKWGTTPFLSAIISGKTRSICLLFQKGCNIYAKDNEGKGARELARLHGHRDQLLAIYDCEEERLAHLRAEFVSGNRLAGSHLAEELNVALSFPSHDQTQPLEASSFYNAVGGSHASALKDDTELPKKIQRLEAQLQEFRQALSEKKQNLQEATQQAILAEAKFENELAERERTANLLAQCEQECGNVKLALEEAERSLRKYDDSVQVSPKDLDLLDIKLGGGSYAEVQVGRWCGCHVAVKTFFDFLRVDVYRRRLEQEVSIWRQIHHPNVVSLIGVITQDDIPLRILSELLEGSLSDVIYAAGKDLLFLREQVDMAVGSTAGVAYLHQQGILHGDVRPTNVVVTALMEAKLCDLGAARFAEAFATSVGPMSPDYVAPERISHNSETRNSEQADMYSLGVSFIELMTGEFPAKDRRQSQGMSIQHGIMKQLALQLIKQDRNQRHSAEYCLGKLKTIQEMDEAYRKCPPKRMVKGKTHGEGKVKLVTELWI
- the LOC136187735 gene encoding serine/threonine-protein kinase TNNI3K-like isoform X2; translation: MGNRIAFNKLAFGIAEGNVENVCQYVSKYPEWSKVAADQSGWTFLHIAAACGRIKIAECLITLGANIDVQTRLGETPLHIAILNRQTAAADFFIQNGSDIHKKTKTNIGALATACQKNAVAIAKRLVEKGFDIGDERSDNGTTALHWAVLYDHIEMIDYLISNGANMEAKNKWGTTPFLSAIISGKTRSICLLFQKGCNIYAKDNEGKGARELARLHGHRDQLLAIYDCEEERLAHLRAEFVSGNRLAGSHLAEELNVALSFPSHDQTQPLEASSFYNAVGGSHASALKDDTELPKKIQRLEAQLQEFRQALSEKKQNLQEATQQAILAEAKFENELAERERTANLLAQCEQECGNVKLALEEAERSLRKYDDSVQVSPKDLDLLDIKLGGGSYAEVQVGRWCGCHVAVKTFFDFLRVDVYRRRLEQEVSIWRQIHHPNVVSLIGVITQDDIPLRILSELLEGSLSDVIYAAGKDLLFLREQVDMAVGSTAGVAYLHQQGILHGDVRPTNVVVTALMEAKLCDLGAARFAEAFATSVGPMSPDYVAPERISHNSETRNSEQADMYSLGVSFIELMTGEFPAKDRRQSQGMSIQHGIMKQLALQLIKQDRNQRHSAEYCLGKLKTIQEMDEAYRKCPPKRMVKGKTHGEGKVKLVTELWI
- the LOC136187737 gene encoding adenine DNA glycosylase-like isoform X2, giving the protein MADASAICRSHSFESDEEIDGIRKRLLTWYEANKRDLPWRSRKAQSLNEKAYAVWVSEVMLQQTRVAAVIDKYKIWMKKFPAVEDLAKASLDEVQELWSGMGYYSRCKKLHEAAQKNTKVVNDLNGIIPTSCEELAKQLPGVGRYTAAAIASIAFNERVGIVDGNVIRVLSRLRRVGVAHNSKIAENHFWFCSNKLVDEECPGDFNQALMELGATVCTPKSPACSSCPVSSSCLALKQVHEQRKFASSKFSKTDNGSLPDIESSGCSLCLPPTEPWDSDKGVTNFPRRGKKTAVKTEEFISGVTSFRSNDIDYYLIVKRPSTGLLAGLWEFPTVPFLSSNGEKKIQLLGHLRKFLSEDELSEVEIRESKTVSHLFSHRRHIYHIHKIILSINHQTSQSLSKDLVHFKWVTEEELFRLAISAAVKKMFEASGDIVSPNVGSKTRKRKLNGTQQSLEKFFKK
- the LOC136187737 gene encoding adenine DNA glycosylase-like isoform X3, with translation MADASAICRSHSFESDEEIDGIRKRLLTWYEANKRDLPWRSRKAQSLNEKAYAVWVSEVMLQQTRVAAVIDKYKIWMKKFPAVEDLAKASLDEVQELWSGMGYYSRCKKLHEAAQKVVNDLNGIIPTSCEELAKQLPGVGRYTAAAIASIAFNERVGIVDGNVIRVLSRLRRVGVAHNSKIAENHFWFCSNKLVDEECPGDFNQALMELGATVCTPKSPACSSCPVSSSCLALKQVHEQRKFASSKFSKTDNGSLPDIESSGCSLCLPPTEPWDSDKGVTNFPRRGKKTAVKTEEFISGVTSFRSNDIDYYLIVKRPSTGLLAGLWEFPTVPFLSSNGEKKIQLLGHLRKFLSEDELSEVEIRESKTVSHLFSHRRHIYHIHKIILSINHQTSQSLSKDLVHFKWVTEEELFRLAISAAVKKMFEASGDIVSPNVGSKTRKRKLNGTQQSLEKFFKSK
- the LOC136187737 gene encoding adenine DNA glycosylase-like isoform X1; translation: MADASAICRSHSFESDEEIDGIRKRLLTWYEANKRDLPWRSRKAQSLNEKAYAVWVSEVMLQQTRVAAVIDKYKIWMKKFPAVEDLAKASLDEVQELWSGMGYYSRCKKLHEAAQKNTKVVNDLNGIIPTSCEELAKQLPGVGRYTAAAIASIAFNERVGIVDGNVIRVLSRLRRVGVAHNSKIAENHFWFCSNKLVDEECPGDFNQALMELGATVCTPKSPACSSCPVSSSCLALKQVHEQRKFASSKFSKTDNGSLPDIESSGCSLCLPPTEPWDSDKGVTNFPRRGKKTAVKTEEFISGVTSFRSNDIDYYLIVKRPSTGLLAGLWEFPTVPFLSSNGEKKIQLLGHLRKFLSEDELSEVEIRESKTVSHLFSHRRHIYHIHKIILSINHQTSQSLSKDLVHFKWVTEEELFRLAISAAVKKMFEASGDIVSPNVGSKTRKRKLNGTQQSLEKFFKSK
- the LOC136187737 gene encoding adenine DNA glycosylase-like isoform X4, encoding MADASAICRSHSFESDEEIDGIRKRLLTWYEANKRDLPWRSRKAQSLNEKAYAVWVSEVMLQQTRVAAVIDKYKIWMKKFPAVEDLAKASLDEVQELWSGMGYYSRCKKLHEAAQKNTKVVNDLNGIIPTSCEELAKQLPGVGRYTAAAIASIAFNERVGIVDGNVIRVLSRLRRVGVAHNSKIAENHFWFCSNKLVDEECPGDFNQALMELGATVCTPKSPACSSCPVSSSCLALKQVHEQRKFASSKFSKTDNGSLPDIESSGCSLCLPPTEPWDSDKGVTNFPRRGKKTAVKTEEFISGVTSFRSNDIDYYLIVKRPSTGLLAGLWEFPTVPFLSSNGEKKIQLLGHLRKFLSEDELSEVEIRESKTVSHLFSHRRHIYHIHKIILSINHHCIALGHLNHYQKIWFISSG